The genomic segment GCGTTCGCCGCTACCGAACACGACAAGACtgacattaataaaatatatactctGTCCGTATGAGCCAGGAGTTGTGCGCCAAGATTGTCACTCTGTGGATGCCTCAGGGTGGGTATCGGAAACGAGGTAGACCCCGAAAAAGATCGACGGTTCGCTGAAaactttgcccagcagtgggataataGGTAGaagcaaaacaaacaaaataaatactccATCCGTActctttatgttatgtatgttacttcAGACACTCGTAATATTATTTTCGGTAGAAAGGCACAAAGCTAATAGCGATTTCCTAATTTCAGGTTGATAGCGACTCATGTCCTCTCCGAACCCAGTACATCGTGGTCAGGATACAAAGGAAGGATCAGGAGTGACCTGCTGACAGAAGTGATCGGTAAAATGAAGTGTAGTGGCCAGTGCACACACTTCGCGTGTCTCTGTGGACCTATAGAGTTCACTCACAATTCCCTAGATTTATTGGGGAAGCATGGCATGAAAGACAACTGCATTCACGCTTTTATGGGATAGTGAAGATCATAGTCCATAGACTGTATATTCACTAGTAAAGTTGTAAGACTTAGATAGGTGGACGAAGAGTTTAAGACATGTGCACAAGAATtagattttaatttacttacttaaatatttgtttCAGGGTAAGAAATGCTACTTCCTAGACATTTCCAAAAGTAATAATTCTTCTATGTAAAAAGTCATTAAATAAGGATAGAAAAGGTGTAGGTGAACAATGTAAAATGATTGATAAGTAAATCGTCTACAAACCTATATTCTAGTTAAAAGAGTGAGAAATTTAATACAActgttaagtacttaaaagttTTTATCTATCAGAAGTATTAAATATAGTTTCATGCTatgaaaatatgtaagtatttcgGCCAAACTTTCAAGCACAGTAAAATTTCACTATTTTTTTAACCAAAGTGTGATACGAGTAATTTAGCATAAATTTCACTACACTAACTACCATTTTGTGattgtaatttattataacGAGCATTTCATTGCGCTCAAAGTACAGAAAgacaaaatacaattttaattgactaattttatgtaagtacataagtaatattatgtatataaataattcCATCCATTTGAAACATTTGCAGTCCTATAAATCTCCATTCAATGTGAATATATCTGTTATTTGTTAAAAAtacgtttattttaaattcagcAATGGTTTTTATAAATATCTCGTGTAAATCATTAGTTTGATAGAAAAGCAAGAATCGCTAAGATACTTAAAAATAGATCAATGCCAATAACTAGTTTTAGAAGAAATTCCATCTAAtcaatcaatcttcttctatcgtgtgggttaggaggtggattaccaacctcatcaaccctggtgtcagggttactattgagccgccacaggctcCAGACGAATGGGCACCACATGTGGAAGTATTCCTCGCGAACGATATTTTAATAACAGTAGCTAAAACGTATTGTTACTGTCGCAATGTAGCAATAACCGTGAACTGTTGCTATTAATAATACATACTATCATTATAATTGTACTTTTAGTAGATACCCTAAGTATAAGGCAGTTGTCATACGACGCGGTCAACCGCGCTGCGAACGGTTTACACACAAGTCAATACTACCTTGCGGTCGCTTCACCAACCGCGATCTCGTCATGTGATAACCGCCTTACCATTCACCCACGGCACCACAGTAAACTACAACATATCAGTATAGGTAATTTTACTAAAACTGCACGGTAGACTTAGATTTTCTGCATAGAAATCGTCTAAAATTAGATCAAGTAGATTTCTCGTGTTGTGCCATAACTTGTCAGCCAAACAGTGCATACAACAAAATACAAAGTATTTACTAAACGGCCTGAAAAAACCTTTTAAacgtgaaattatatttttttaattaactttgtgaatatttttttgattcaaagaatttgtataaaatgagATAAAAAATGCAATGTCGATACCACGGGTACGTTATTTATTGGTTTAATGGATAAATCTTAGATTTACTTCTGTTAATTATCTGTTCCTCGTATCAAAGATATTCATtattgtgtataatatatattgtatacaaaaagtgCCTACATTCCAGGTAAAGTGTTTGCGTTAAGCTTATTTGGTGTTGTTGATTTatggttttttaataaatagtgGAAATTAATCTTCTCGTGTTATTTACCTACATTTTGTTACGCTTTCTTTTTTCTAGAGCCGTGAGAAAAACACTGCCGTAGTCAGACATGCGAATGTCACGACAGAAGAAGTCCGACGTCTCCGACGGCCATGGCATAGATTCTATCTGCTTAGGCATAGACTAGAGTagaatagtcaaatcagttactttttactaaacgtcaagacacgaaattactatggaattgtatgaaaaagcaacctctgacgtcatagaaaaacgtgtcaaaatgtcgcacttattacatttttctttatattcataaataagttaaatagaaaaaagaggaCTTTTTTGTCACCAatagatgtctttatttagtaataatcagaatttcccCTACCGACTCATAGTCACACCAAGTTATCACACCAGTGTTacaaacaggattttttttctttttagtcacACTTCTAATTTTCACACACCATGTATAATTACTAGTGCTGTACCTACGTATAGTACCTACACTGCACACTAGCATCTATTTCGTAGTATTTAGAGCAATCCATGGCCTTCTGGATATCCAGAAGATATCCAGTGATTCATGTATTAATGCAACCTTATCTAGTGCTGGCCGGTAGGAAAcgcaataattaataatgtaaaaagaaGAAGGGTGGACCAAACAGAAAAAGATAATTTTGTGATTTCCTGCCaattaaaacttttaaatgGTGAAATATCATTAGGACATTTTCTTGAAACATTACGTTAAACATTGtttcaagaaaatgttttaatgattttcaccattttatagttttaattttaaattcgaattagttgtaaataaaagctatatacataatttcaatgttttcttttaattaaaaaaaaaatagttatatacTAACACTGGTACTGGTAGATACCGTAATACAGCTAGGACAGCACTAGTTAgggaataaatacaataaatggtGTGGAAAAAATTGTAGTGTGattaacaagaaaaaaaatcctgtttgtAACACTGGTGTGATAACTTGGTGTGACTATGAGTCGGTAAGGAgaatttcataatctatctttgacctaggaaaataCCCAATTGtcatgacttgtcaattagttccgtTAAATCCGCAGGACTTGAAggaataggtataaaataaacacaaaaatagggaaggaacattatttattattatacaacaaaacataaaaattataatacacaGTCCGTCCTCAAATAAATGCACGAAGTCGTTATTCGACGCACCGCACCTGGCGTACCTCGCACAATGACGCACAAGGTACGCGATCACAGAACTTGTGTCTccaatgaaaacaaacaaaatgcaCGGCCAATGTTACTGCTACTCGACAACTATGAACGTCCTGACAAACGCCACGCCAGATTGTCTCATTATGCTATACTTGACTGGCGAATTCAAAATCGAAATAAATGACCGCGTAAATTTATATACAAGAACCCTCCAGTCGCATCAAAGGAACAATGAGTATTCTGATTTTGTTTTCAGGCTAAACAGCTTCAACTAAATGAGTGACAAATGcagtatacaaaaataaagatacagATATTGCTCGATTGAACGGCCCGAATATGTCGAGCAGCAAGCTTCCTTGATTTATCTAGAGCTACTTATAGTATACCAATCACAACTTACAAAATATAACTATATTTAGTTAAGAACCTGAAAAAAGAAAGTGGACAGGCAAACAAAACATCATAATCTTTTGTGGAGAAGATGCTACTATGAATGGTCGAAATTGATATGTCAAAATCAACAATGTAGTATTTCTGTCCAGCACATTTATTAAGATTGGCATGATATCATTGATACCTACACAATTGTTTATATTACAGGACTCCACATAGGAGGTCtcgagaaaaaataaaatttctatcTTTTGCCGAAACGATATAATAGACTTATTTTTGAGCATTTGCCAAAAGgaacaaaaacatttataataattataaataattgcaTGATTTCGACCTTATACACGTATGGTACTGATCGAAGGTAAACAAAACTTCAAAATATAAGaaacaacaataattaaaattattttacaataatctTGTGTGGTTTAGTGTGGCTACTTCACATGATGGTATTGGAGATAAGTTGGCAAGTAGTCACGCATTCACCACTGGAAATAGTTAAGTACAAAATTAGTATGACCCTGTCGAGGGCGACCTAATCTGTCACATCCATtatacttaattgttttttaaatcgCTTTATGAAAAGTtcacatacaaaagtattacaTTAGTAATTAACAAACAAGTCAGTAGTGATATCCCAAAATTGTCTAAACGTTTAGGGTACCgcaaaaaaattgtccgagcgAAGACCAAACGCAATAACGAGTTATTCATACCACATTCCACACCCTTGTCAATTTTAAGTcatgtataaaaatacaaatagagTATCGGACAGAAACAGGGCTTGAATCATATTGTAGTTCACTTGTGGAGAATTGCATAGTTACCCAAGAATAATACTAAATTCAACCGAAGCATCAAAAGATTACTAGGTGATTCAAAGGTGGCAAGTTTTAACCTTATATTCTTAAGGATATCCTCAGAATGCTTTAAAATTGACAGGTATACGTTTTATAACTAATGCTCAATGTAGgatctataatatttttatctatttctAGATATATTTTCTGTGAGGTAACAGTGCAAAATGATTGGAAAAACTGTATTTTATACAAACTCTTCTATATACTTATTGACTTGTACTTACCtaggtaagtatacataataaacaAATTGTCAATACAAGTTATTATTCGTGTAGGATACGATTGGTTTTAACAAGTTGACATTCATAAATATAAACTGCTTATGAGGTTAATTTATCTCTGTAAAACTTCAGATTTTCGACATGGCCGGCACTAACTTATCCAGTAGAGTATGGGCACTAACATAATACCTCAACCATGTGCTACGGCACCCCTTAGTGCCCAACGATTGTTAGTGCCGTTCCTGGATTTCGGTCCCTccctaaaaaacaaaaagtgtcTGGAAACAAAATAAGGAAGAGTCGGTCGAGTTTAACCTTTCCGTTTCCCTTGTCGAAACTATCGCCAACCCGTCTTTATTACCTCGTGATATAATCCCTTGTCTTCAAGCCCTGATCACTCCTGTATCTAGTCTATGCGTTGATATCGTTGACGAATAGCACGTCGCGGTCTTTAAGGCCAACTTCGAAGAGGTTTAATGAACCACGCGCGACCGCTCGCTTCGGGAAATTAGTCGTGATCTCAAACTCCTCTGGTGCCTGCGGGTGGCTGAACACGAAGTCATACAAGTCCTGGAATAGATTGGTTGTGgtaaatacattttgtaaattaaaaaatatatatacaatttAACGGATTTGTGttattcacttttttttttataaaatgaatcgTGTTGTTTCCTGTTATTCACTGCCGTTGGCTCCCAGTTATTATAAAGacagtcaataaaaaaaatcgactAAAAATATCCTTGACCTTTACAAATAAAGCAAAAATTCAACCAACCCCTTTAACATGCTGACCTGAGAGTGAGCTAACGtgagaaaaaatattacttagcAGGCATAAAATATCATACAGGGGATTAAAGTTTAACCTTTGGTCgcgccatacaaaatgtttgtgATCAGACTATAGAAACAAACCTTCGTAGTGCTCTTGAGTGAGAACCGTCGGGTGAGCCTCTCCCCGCCCGGCAGGCGGATTAGCAGCGCCACGGTATCGACGCCGGGCGCCGGCTCCGTCGGCAGCCGGGACGCCATCTTCGCACGCGCCTCTACCAGCTGCAAACAACAagcatatcataaaaaaaaaaacaaaaataaatattcatttatatTCGTTGACatatcaccatcatcagcccattaacgtccctactactggagcacgggccttccctatggatggataggaagatcgggccttataccatcacgcgggcccagtacggattgatggttattaacgactgctaatgcagccgagaccaacggcttaacgtgccttccgaagcacggaggagctcgagatgaaaacttttttttgtgtggcctttgcgaaagttgcttaacttcgacaatcgcaggccgagcgcgtttaccgctgggccaccgagctcctcgaggtCGTTGACACATCATAAAAGTATAATCATAATGTGTATCTAGCTAGTATTGCTTTATacgaaattattatattttttttttattttaaggaaaCACAAGTAAATTTAATCGGCGACCTATTGCTTCTTGAGTTTCTTCATCTGCTATAatcatataataaagaatagtactacgtataaaacggcacctctccgctccccacctcaCCCCCGTCAGTCTTACGTCTTCAagcgtatgggcgtcagacgtcacacatgcagatacgcgtgtacgattacgtcaatgtgtagtatctgtgtaaaccaaggattttttgtatgaagtgggtGTTCTATGAATCTACGTTCTCGCGCAGCAGCATCCCTTTTGGCCGTAATCTAACCCTGTCTACAGACATGGTATAATCAAATAGTACATGTGACCTCTTGTTTCTTGAGCTCCTCCATCTGCCGGCGCTCGATGTCCTCGTTCTCGCGCTGCAGCCGCGCGATGCGgtcggcggcgcggcgccgctCCTTCTCCTGGTCGGCCGCCAGCGACTCCGCGTAAGCCTCGTCCTGCGCCGCGCGCAGCCGGGCCGTCACCTCGCGCTCCACCCTAACATTGTACACGGGAAAATGTTAGGATGCTTCAAAAATCGaatgaatatattatataatacggCTGAGAACTTGATGAGAGTAAACAGTGGTGGTGACTTTTAAATTGCCAAGTCTATGCAGTTTCAGTTATTTCAGTACCTTTTCCCGCTCTATTATCCAGTTGGTATTAGCCAAGTAGTGTATGCCACTCGAGGAGAGTCTACAGTTAATGACGTCAATAACGTCCAGTTTGTGGCGTACCTGTCGGCGCGAGCGGCGGCTAGATGCGGCTCGTTGTCGGCCACCACCTGCCGCAGGCGCGCCAGCAGCTGCCGCGGCTGGCAGGCGCCCTCGCTGCGCGCCACCACGGTCATGCGGTGGTCGCGCACGCACACCACGCACACCAGCGGGTACCGGCGCCCGCCCACCGACTGCGCCACGCGCCACCCTTCAGCGCTCTCGATGCTGCAGCCCCAAAACAGGGCGTGCGTGTTGATGTATTGGATCACTTCTGGGTCGGCCAGGGTGGTCCTGTGAACAGTTCGGGATTAAGCCATGGTGGAGCTATAAATATGGTATAGCCCAACCAATACATCAAATAAAGTTTATCTTCTCATATTAAGAATCTGATAGGTGATTAGTAAAATTCGCATATGCTTTTCAATGAGGATAAGCTGCTTTTATTATGTGTATATTTCGGGTGCCAGAGTAAAGGcccaaaatatttatatttaagaaaacAAAACTGTAAAACCTAATATAATTGTCTGCTAAATTGAAATGTAACTTTGTGAATGAAAAATAGAAAACTAttatctatttaataatatatattatgtatacagtAGCATTAATTGTAGTATTCAACATTAAATAGATAATAGTTTTCTATTTTTCACTCATAAAGTGACATACACAAAGTTACATTTCAATTTGGCAGACAATTAGTGAAAATCATGAATGACTTAAAGTCTTACTAACTGtacaaaaacaatgttacataaAAAATGTTGTCTTTTAGGTTAAAAATGCATAATTTTAGCAGCATAAACAAGAAACATACCTGCAGAAGTTTTGAGTCTCAGTAGCAGACTCAGAGTGTAGGTACACAATGAGGAAACGCAGCTCATTCTTAGCATCATTAAGAGCTTGCGCATATGTGCCCTGGTAGAACACAGGGTGAGGGCTGTAGCGGGATGTGTAGCTGTTGACGAAGCCCATAACATCGCCGAGAGGGTCAGTTACCActgcaaaataatatattacttagTTGTTGTAAGGGGACATGAAATGGAcaataagtattaagtatttatataaaagtCAAACAATAAGGGCATAGACTAATAACTGATATGGTGTAGTCGTAAGAAATAACACATAAGCTCTTGACACAATACATTCCAAATTGGGCTaatcagagttacatccatcacaTAATGAACTGAGTAGCCACACTTCACCAAACTTTCTGTTCTTCACCATACTAATGCCAAATCAAGAAATAGAAATTGCAAATTAGGATAACATTTCTTTTTCTACTTCAGCACAAAAGTAAAAATACTAAACATGCATCCAAGTAGGTTGCAGTATCGCAGTAGGTATTCTCACTACATTACCTTCAAGCTTACCTTTTGTAGGGTACAATAGCGTTTACACACTGCTTTTGAAATTGCATGATGTATGTattcaatttaaataagtagacaTATCAATGATACACTCACATCGTCTGTCATCAGTACGTATGAAACTTAATAGTAAGTTCAGTACGGATGATAATGTGCTGTAGCACATGGACACGACTAGGTTGACGACGTAACTGATGAGGCCACGTACGCCGCCTGGGCCCTCCGGCGGCTCGTCTGTGAACACCTGCTGCGCTATGTGGTCGTGAACCACGggcggcgcccgcgcctccGTCGCGAACACCGATGGCCGCCCCTCCCTGATGTTCAACTGTTCCTGTATTGCTACCTAACAAACAAAAACAGAGAAACCGTCAAAAGGTAAGCGCACCTTACAGACAATTACACTCAATTAGGTGACCTAGAAATGTGACTATTACTCGCTCATTTTAGGCTCTAACACCCACCTCTAAATCCCACTGATGCCTCTGCAGAACGTCTCTACATATCGACATATCCTCGATGCCGGTTAAATCTTGAAATTGAAGAATTTTATCAGTTTGTTCAGGGGTTAAACCCATTGCATTGTCTTCGAGATCCATGGCTAtgtgcaaaaattaaaaaataaacactaaacAAAGTTCAGATATGCGTAAATCTACACGAACGAGCttaacaaaacatatttaacaCAAATGTACCAATCGAATAATggaaaaaaattgaaaatattttgcatcaaatgcctattcaccacCGAACGACATGTCACTTTTCTAACCATAAACAAGCGAGTGATTTTTTAATCATCAGAATGAAACCAAAGCATTTGAGCTCCTTTTTCGTGATCTCACATGGAGAGATACAAATTTCAACTaacacctcccatacataaaACGTAGTGATGTGCCTATATTCTCTTTGCCCATATGTAGGATCTAGGTGCAAGCCCATACACTGCTGGTGAAACGACTTTCATAaaagaacttattattacgtacaCTAACTGATAAGAGAGAGTCTTACTAAAAATTTATtgtgataattaaaaacaaacattttgctGAGATTTTAAAGCATAAATTTTAAAACTCTTTATTTCTTCTTCCCCTTTTTATCTTTATCAGCTCCTTTCTTTGCTGGTGGAGGCGGAGGTGGAGGAGGTGGTGGTGCTTCAGGTTCAGGCTCAGGTTCAGGTTCGGGGGGTAAAGGAGGTACAGAGGGATCTTCATCTGGATCTTCATATAAATATTCTTTCTGGAACACACAACTTGATATAGGTATgctaattctttattttataacatgatGACTACGAATATGGGTAaagatgattaaaaaaatagtgTTTACGATACTTTTGATCCAATATGGCTATAAGACCCGTGCATGGCCCTCATAATTACCCCACCTAAGTAACTAACTTTTAACTTTATGGTAGGATAAtaaatgtttgaaaataaagTTACCGGCAACTCATATAATTCGGGTGCCAGAGTAAATAAACTTTCGACGAAATCTTCATAAATCACGTTGCCGTCACCAGCTACATTAGCGTCACGAATAAATTCTATACATTCATCTAAATCTAATGGTTCTCCGTAAGTAGTCATAACTTCTTTCAGGATATCTGTTTCCAAATAATCACGTTCCTCCGTATCGAACACCTAAAATAATATAGTAGCAATGGGACCTATGATtggccaattttttttattatgtattataaatgAAGATACCGGCCTTAAAAGCAAGCTTTAGTTCATGTTTCATGTCCGGTTCCATCACCCACTGATTGAGAATGTAGATAAACTGATCCTTGATCAACATCCTGTGGGTGCCCATTTTTAAAATCTCCACCTCCTTCATAATTTCTGCATAACTAGGATAATGAAAACTTCGACGGTGAAATCTAAAATCATATTAGGCATTTGATTTTCAGCTTTATCGTCTCAATtagaaattttaattattattattattatctactcAAAAGTCAAACACGATTCTACGATAATAAAACAATACTCTACTTCTTTAGTCCTAGGAAAATTTGTAATTGTTCAATAGTTATTACATTGGTGGGTTCGTCGGCTTGATTTATGACAAGCAATGGCTTTGAATTTTCATCAAACCACTCGACAATTTCAGCTAGTTGTTCTTCCGTAAATTTTGGTGTTACGTTGTTCAACGGGTGCAAAAAATCGAACACTGCCATCGTTTACCAAATGTGTAAATAGATttctacaaaacaaaatatctaaaaataattaaagatcGTGCTATGGAGACACTGATTGACGTTACACTATTTTCAAaagaagtaggtatatatatgaatattataattGATGATGTTTGCTGTCTATAAGACACATACACGTAGGTAGTGATATAAATTCTCTTTGTAGCAGACtcgagcaaaaaaaaaaaaacccgccTGCACCCAAAAAAGAGAAAAACTTGGAAAAAcacctatataattatgttagtacataattatataggtaacaaaatcataatttatgaaTGTTGATGGAAAGTATCGCAGCTTTTATTATAGtattacattggccccgattcctgcagacatctcttaattttactttaagttatacctgtcattttcttatccgccgaaaaggaaagggacggatgattgacagctcttaattttaggaagaatgcgtaaataaatgaataacccgggcgaatttttagacagttgttttagatttgtgcttaaaattgacgtgtgttccataaattttatgcttgtcgattacccgtccctttccttttcggcggataagaaaatgacagatataacctaaaataaaattagatggtatttacaggaattagcaccattacttaacgaaatattataatgcaGAAAGCCTGTGAtgtttggaataaataaatagaatagaatagaaattgtttattataaaagggcgccacaaacaaaaaaaaaagacaacaacatcatatcaaatttccactaaattacaaaaaaccaagacggatgtttgtcgaaatgatcataaggttgTGGTGGACGTTAAGTCGCGGTGTGAACCACGACGCCgaattatgtggaccctgttgggtgacgtacgaacatcgtgttccataaacatattgtgttaatggtgtacatacattataatatcaaATTAATTTACAGTGTACATTAAACAAATAgtatcgcaaagatgtatactTAACTATGACtacgaat from the Pectinophora gossypiella chromosome 11, ilPecGoss1.1, whole genome shotgun sequence genome contains:
- the LOC126371014 gene encoding uncharacterized protein LOC126371014 codes for the protein MAVFDFLHPLNNVTPKFTEEQLAEIVEWFDENSKPLLVINQADEPTNVITIEQLQIFLGLKKFHRRSFHYPSYAEIMKEVEILKMGTHRMLIKDQFIYILNQWVMEPDMKHELKLAFKVFDTEERDYLETDILKEVMTTYGEPLDLDECIEFIRDANVAGDGNVIYEDFVESLFTLAPELYELPKEYLYEDPDEDPSVPPLPPEPEPEPEPEAPPPPPPPPPPAKKGADKDKKGKKK
- the LOC126370907 gene encoding FAS-associated factor 2-like yields the protein MDLEDNAMGLTPEQTDKILQFQDLTGIEDMSICRDVLQRHQWDLEVAIQEQLNIREGRPSVFATEARAPPVVHDHIAQQVFTDEPPEGPGGVRGLISYVVNLVVSMCYSTLSSVLNLLLSFIRTDDRRLVTDPLGDVMGFVNSYTSRYSPHPVFYQGTYAQALNDAKNELRFLIVYLHSESATETQNFCRTTLADPEVIQYINTHALFWGCSIESAEGWRVAQSVGGRRYPLVCVVCVRDHRMTVVARSEGACQPRQLLARLRQVVADNEPHLAAARADRVEREVTARLRAAQDEAYAESLAADQEKERRRAADRIARLQRENEDIERRQMEELKKQELVEARAKMASRLPTEPAPGVDTVALLIRLPGGERLTRRFSLKSTTKDLYDFVFSHPQAPEEFEITTNFPKRAVARGSLNLFEVGLKDRDVLFVNDINA